The following are encoded in a window of Psilocybe cubensis strain MGC-MH-2018 chromosome 4, whole genome shotgun sequence genomic DNA:
- a CDS encoding Non-histone chromosomal protein 6: MSALANFERSRTEAPSLHAVADSLRSCAHIAEHFAKQLADAEYSPELADFINDESAKGKRRAQLSPEEDGVKKRKRNSKPKDPNAPKRPPSSYILFQNEVRKELKEQHPNLSNQDLLTLIADQWKNMSEEQKAASRVAYNKAMQTAKDQYTEEKKAYDNRTPQEIEAANAAAAAAASLKKAKPRGPKPAAPPAPAVKARSPPAAHQMPPSSPDTSSEEESDEDESTAPILQRPPDSDSSDDESEPEPVHKKRRAASPQAKAATKVKKEKGMTV; encoded by the exons ATGTCCGCTCTTGCCAACTTTGAGCGCTCCCGCACAGAGGCac CCAGTCTCCACGCCGTCGCAGACTCTCTGCGCAGCTGTGCCCACATCGCAGAGCACTTTGCCAAGCAGCTCGCAGACGCTGAGTATTCTCCAGAGCTCGCTGACTTTATCAATG ACGAGTCCGCAAAGGGAAAGCGCAGGGCCCAGCTCTCCCCAGAGGAGGATGGTGTCAAGAAGCGCAAGCGCAACTCCAAGCCCAAGGACCCCAACGCCCCAAAGCGTCCCCCTTCGTCCTATATTCTCTTCCAGAATGAGGTCCGCAAGGAGCTCAAGGAACAGCATCCCAACCTTTCAAACCAGGATCTGCTCACCCTGATCGCTGACCAGTGGAAAAACATGTCCGAGGAGCAAAAGGCGGCAAGTCGCGTC GCGTACAACAAGGCCATGCAGACCGCGAAGGACCAGTATACTGAGGAGAAAAAGGCATATGACAACCGCACTCCGCAGGAGATAGAGGCCGcaaatgctgctgctgccgccgccgcctcg CTCAAAAAGGCAAAGCCCCGTGGTCCGAAACCCGCTGCTCCTCCCGCTCCGGCTGTCAAGGCCCGTTCCCCACCTGCTGCACACCAGATGCCCCCAAGCAGCCCAGACACCTCTTCTGAAGAGGAATCGGATGAGGACGAAAGCACTGCACCCATCTTGCAGCGCCCTCCCGACAGCGACTCGAGCGACGACGAGTCGGAGCCAGAACCAGTTCACAAGAAGCGTCGAGCCGCGTCGCCCCAAGCCAAAGCAGCAAccaaagtcaaaaaagaaaagggcaTGACAGTATAG
- a CDS encoding ATP-dependent helicase rhp16, whose translation MRTTRSSARIALSSSTATSISNPSPALSSRAESIKTEAETPMTSDLEEDLVPVKTRNASARGSKRGAKRFTENDDEEESISVAPAPKRRRSATVTQQVYVAVPTAKIKGKLQKETPKTRGKGKAKDVVSARPSSDSENEPEDSDLEYDEDEAREIDESDESDSEFRISDADEEDEEIMIDDAVRLSLQTSQANGAGSSSNRVAGPSPAAMLRAAAAERRLARQREAETVENFQELDSDDLDEFSSEDEPLADILSSEGKGKGKELFTSTPTRMISSKKSMTLSELKKLAKERRSAFRNARIANKKEERALVKELGRRLTHAERTSLALRRNHPELRDVWGDLEKDIPIIQPKKAEQPTNLKLTLLPFQKESLYWMKQQEKGVWSGGMLADEMGMGKTIQIISLFVSDGSKPNLVVAPTVAIMQWRNEIEAHTDGLKVLVWHGSSRESDATELAKYDVVLTTYAVLESCFRKQHSGFKRKGLIVKEKSPVHQVDWNRVVLDEAHNIKERSTNTAKAAFELKSKFRWCLSGTPLQNRVGELYSLVRFLGGDPFSYYFCKLCECKSLHWTFSDKKSCDDCGHSPMQHTCFWNTEILTPIQKHGMIGPGKNAFKKLKILLDRMMLRRTKLQKADDLGLPPRTVLVRRDYFSPEEKELYLSLFSDAKRQFNTYLDHGTVLNNYSNIFSLLTRMRQMACHPDLVLRSKTNATQFVADVADDTTVCRICNDIAEDAIQAKCRHIFDRECIKQYLEIANDDNPACPVCHLPLTIDLEAPALVLEENMANVRQGILGRLNLDNWRSSTKIEALVEELSNLRLKDATTKSLVFSQFVNFLDLIAYRLQRAGFNICRLEGTMSPQARDATIKHFMNNVDVTVFLVSLKAGGVALNLTEASRVYLMDSWWNPAVEYQAMDRIHRLGQRRPVQAIKLVVEDSIESRIVQLQEKKSAMVDATLSADDSAMGRLTPEDLGFLFRL comes from the exons ATGAGGACTACTCGCTCTTCGGCGAGGATTGCTTTGTCGTCTTCAACAGCGACTTCCATTTCCAATCCTTCTCCAGCATTGAGTTCTAGGGCTGAGTCCATAAAGACAGAGGCTGAAACGCCTATGACTTCTGACCTTGAAGAAGATTTGGTCCCTGTCAAGACGCGCAATGCAAGTGCGCGAGGAAGCAAAAGGGGGGCCAAACGCTTTACTGAgaatgacgatgaggaagagtCGATATCTGTCGCCCCTGCGCCTAAACGAAGACGCAGTGCTACTGTTACCCAACAAGTTTACGTGGCAGTCCCAACTGCGAAAATCAAAGGAAAATTACAG AAAGAGACTCCAAAGACTAGGGGAAAGGGCAAGGCCAAAGATGTTGTCTCCGCAAGGCCGTCCTCCGACAGTGAGAATGAACCAGAAGATAGCGACCTGGAatacgacgaagacgaagctCGGGAAATTGATGAATCGGACGAAAGTGACTCAGAGTTTAGGATATCTGAtgcagatgaagaagacgaggagattaTGATCGATGACGCAGTGCGCCTGTCACTTCAAACATCTCAAGCCAACGGTGCCGGCTCATCTTCGAATCGTGTCGCGGGCCCCAGCCCTGCCGCCATGTTGCGTGCTGCAGCTGCAGAGCGTCGGTTGGCACGTCAGCGAGAAGCTGAGACGGTCGAAAATTTCCAGGAACTGGACAGCGACGACTTAGATGAATTTTCTTCGGAAGATGAGCCATTAGCAGACATTTTATCCAGCGaggggaaaggaaaaggaaaggaactCTTTACTTCAACTCCGACGAGGATGATTTCTTCAAAGAAGTCCATGACATTATCTGAACTGAAGAAACTAGCTAAGGAGCGACGCTCGGCGTTTCGCAATGCTCGCATTGCAAACAAGAAAGAGGAACGTGCACTTGTGAAAGAGCTTGGCAGGAGATTGACCCAT GCGGAGAGAACGTCCCTTGCTTTGCGCAGGAATCACCCTGAATTGAGGGATGTCTGGGGTGATCTCGAAAAGGATATTCCCATCATTCAGCCCAAGAAAGCAGAACAGCCTACCAATCTCAAATTAACATTACTTCCCTTCCAAAAAGAAAGTTTGTATTGGATGAAACAGCAAGAGAAGGGTGTTTGGAGCGGTGGTATGTTAGCA GATGAAATGGG AATGGGGAAGACTATTCAGATCATATCGTTGTTCGTATCTGACGGTTCAAAACCCAACCTGGTCGTTGC CCCTACCGTGGCCATCATGCAGTGGAGAAATGAAATTGAGGCCCATACGGATGGTTTGAAGGTGCTTGTATGGCACGGGAGCTCTCGTGAATCCGATGCGACTGAATTAGCCAAGTACGACGTT GTGTTAACAACTTATGCTGTCCTCGAAAG CTGCTTCCGTAAGCAGCACAGTGGATTCAAACGAAAAGGCTTAATTGTCAAGGAGAAATCGCCTGTACATCAGGTTGACTGGAACAGAGTTGTTTTAGACGAAGCTCATAATATTAAAGAGCGATCAACCAACACGGCAAAGGCAGCATTTGAACTCAAATCTAAATTTAGGTGGTGTCTTTCGGGAACGCCTCTCCAAAATCGTGTCGGAGAACTTTACAGTCTCGTTCGATTCTTAGGAGGAGATCCTTTCTCATATTATTTTT GTAAGCTGTGTGAATGCAAATCCTTGCATTGGACTTTCAGCGACAAGAAATCCTGTGACG ATTGCGGACACAGTCCCATGCAGCAT ACTTGTTTTTGGAATACCGAAATTCTCACACCGATTCAAAAACATGGCATGATTGGCCCTGGCAAGAACGCTTTCAAGAAACTCAAGATTCTATTGGATAGAATGATGCTTCGGAGAACCAAA CTCCAAAAAGCAGACGATCTGGGTTTACCACCGAGAACTGTGCTCGTTCGACGTGATTATTTTAGCCCCGAAGAAAAGGAACTTTATTTATCTCTCTTCTCGGACGCAAAACGACAATTTAATACGTATCTTGATCACGGAACCGTTTTGAATA ATTACTCCAATATTTTTAGTCT GCTCACTCGAATGAGACAGATGGCGTGTCATCCAGATCTTGTCCTTCGGAGCAAGACGAACGCCACTCAGTTCGTGGCTGATGTAGCTGATGACACTACCGTTTGCCGTATTTGCAATGACATTGCGGAGGATGCTATTCAAGCTAAATGCAGACATATTTTCGATCGTGAATGCATCAAACAGTATCTGGAAATAGCCAACGATGACAAC CCTGCTTGTCCAGTCTGTCACTTGCCATTGACAATTGACCTTGAAGCACCAGCGCTTGTCCTTGAAGAAAACATGGCCAACGTTCGTCAAGGCATTCTTGGTCGTTTGAACCTCGATAACTGGCGTTCTTCCACCAAGATCGAAGCTTTGGTGGAAGAGCTCAGCAATCTTCGCCTGAAAGATGCCACAACAAAGAGTCTCGTGTTCAGCCAGTTTGTCAACTTTCTGGATCTTATTGCCTACAGGTTGCAGCGAGCCGGTTTTAAT ATTTGTCGTTTAGAAGGTACAATGTCTCCACAGGCTCGAGATGCTACCATCAAGCATTTCA TGAATAATGTCGACGTCACTGTGTTCCTCGTCAGTTTGAAGGCTGGAGGTGTTGCCCTAAATCTCACCGAAGCTTCTCGTGTGTATCTCATGGATAGTTGGTGGAATCCTGCG GTTGAATATC AGGCTATGGATCGTATTCATCGTCTTGGCCAGCGCAGACCCGTTCAGGCCATCAAACTTGTCGTGGAAGATAGTATTGAGAGTCGCATCGTACAG CTCCAAGAGAAAAAGAGCGCCATGGTTGATGCCACATTGTCAGCCGATGATTCT GCTATGGGTCGCCTTACCCCTGAAGAT TTGGGTTTCTTGTTTAGA TTGTAA
- a CDS encoding Acyl-CoA dehydrogenase apdG, translating into MASTSKQYTWEEIAQHNKEGDVWVVIDAKVYDLTKFANMHPGGPNVIYAESVAGKDATQVFFGLHRHEVLLRPQYARLQIGTVQGETEQIKAPVPGALSKVPYGEPTWLSQGYFSPYYSENHRKFQTAVREFFETVVKPESVRCEESGKRISQEVVDKMAETNIIAMRMGPGKHLKGRTLMGGIVKPEEFDYFHEGIIHAELARVSSRAVVDGLLAGLVIGLPPILNYGNPELYDKVVNETLSGKKFLALAISEAFAGSDVGGLQTTAVRDGDYWIVTGTKKWITNGTFADYFTTGCKTETGFTVILIERGPGVETKPIKTAYSSVAGTAYVTFNKVRVPVANTLGKVGAGMSVILSNFNHERWMVCGTSIAAQRLAVEESLKWSTQRIVFGKPLTSQAVIRAKLATMISRVEACQNWYESITYQMNQMTYAQQSDKLAGPIGLLKQFISKAGRETAEDATQVFGGRALTVTGMGKFIENYHRTSGFDAILAGAEDVLGDLGVRQALKKMPRDARL; encoded by the exons ATGGCTTCAACTTCGAAACAATACACTTGGGAGGAAATTGCACAG CATAACAAGGAGGGGGATGTG TGGGTTGTCATAGATGCTAAGGTCTATGATCTCACCAAGTTTGCCAATATGCATCCTGGTGGTCCCAATGTAATATACGCAGAATCTGTTG CTGGGAAGGATGCCACGCAAGTATTCTTTGGTCTGCATAGACACGAAGTGTTGCTACGTCCACAATACGCACGTCTTCAAATCGGTACGGTGCAAGGCGAGACGGAACAGATCAAAGCCCCCGTTCCGGGGGCGCTGAGCAAAGTACCATACGGTGAACCAACGTGGCTCAGCCAAGGGTACTTCAGTCCTTACTACTCAGAAAATCACCGTAAATTTCAAACTGCTGTGCGAGAGTTCTTTGAGACGGTTGTCAAACCTGAGTCTGTGAGGTGTGAGGAAAGCGGGAAAAGGATATCGCAGGAAGTTGTGGACAAAATGGC TGAAACAAACATCATTGCCATGAGGATGGGCCCAGGGAAGCATTTGAAAGGGCGTACTCTGATGGGCGGAATAGTAAAACCAGAAGAGTTTGATTATTTCCACGAA GGTATTATCCATGCGGAGCTTGCTCGTGTCAGTAGCAGAGCAGTGGTTGACGGTCTTTTGGCGGGTTTGGTTATTGGTTTACCGCCAATTCTAAACTATGGCAATCCTGAGTTATACGATAAAGTTGTAAACGAA ACTCTTTCTGGCAAGAAATTCCTTGCTCTTGCTATCAGCGAAGCATTTGCAGGCAGCGATGTCGGAGGTCTTCAAACCACTGCTGTACGTGATGGAGATTACTGGATTGTCACTGGAACCAAAAA ATGGATTACAAATGGGACCTTTGCAGACTATTTTACAACCGGCTGCAAGACAGAG ACCGGATTCACTGTCATACTGATCGAAAGAGGACCTGGGGTGGAGACAAAGCCCATCAAGACCGCATATTCGTCGGTAGCTGGTACAGCTTATGTGACTTTCAACAAG GTCCGAGTACCTGTTGCCAATACACTGGGCAAAGTTGGCGCTGGCATGTCGGTCATTCTATCTAATTTCAACCACGAGCGATGGATGGTGTGTGGGACTTCGATCGCGGCTCAGCGACTGGCTGTCGAAGAATCTTTGAA GTGGTCAACACAGCGCATTGTTTTCGGCAAACCTTTGACATCCCAAGCAGTGATAAGAGCCAAACTTGCAACCATGATTTCTAGAGTAGAAGCATGTCAGAATTGGTATGAAAGCATAACATACCAGATGAACCAG ATGACCTATGCTCAACAATCTGATAAATTGGCGGGTCCTATTGGTCTGCTCAAACA ATTCATCAGCAAAGCAGGGCGCGAGACGGCCGAAG ATGCAACCCAGGTGTTCGGCGGACGGGCACTGACTGTAACTGGAATGGGTAAATTCATCGAGAAT taTCACAGGACATCTGGATTCGATGCTA TTTTGGCTGGTGCAGAAGATGTACTAGGTGACCTTGGTGTGCGGCAGGCGTTGAAGAAAATGCCTCGTGACGCACGACTATAG
- a CDS encoding Intermediate cleaving peptidase 55, with translation MFNSFRRAGSRFGTRSLATKPSEYGQPTTISHPHLVQRNDLTPGIPISEYEQRRRKLMDLLPDGSVAVAVSAPIKYMSANIFYKYRQASDFWYLTGFEEPDSAVVLEKNSSQKGYKMTLFSSGRDLAKEKWDGARTSLALSKDLFHADDTMLIDKFSSYLKSLLPKSSHVYVDLPNVTHNTSRKKSKSLLRYLTGTPATEHEDIFESLSGSSRRPLAAQLGKLRAIKSKAEQQIMRAAADISGRAHAKTMRFAEPGKSEGALAAHFEYMCALAGSQRPAYVPVVASGPNALILHYTANNQIITEDELVLIDAGCEYNGYASDITRTFPACGTFSAPQRDLYSAVLSAQKQLIGLCSAQHGYSLQELHRKSCTLLKSELNQIGFNLGNEGDLERVLYPHYLSHPIGIDLHESSHMDRSAPLQDGMVITIEPGIYVPPTANFPKHFHNMGIRIEDEVLVGAKNATILSVSAPKEIADIEGACQGLLGLEPY, from the exons ATGTTCAATTCTTTCCGACGTGCAGGATCTCGCTTTGGCACGAGGAGTCTAGCTACGAAACCTTCGGAATATGGACAACCTACGACTATATCACATCCTCACCTAG TTCAACGGAATGACCTCACGCCCGGAATCCCTATCTCGGAGTACGAGCAACGACGCCGGAAACTCATGGACCTTCTGCCTGATGGAAGTGTTGCGGTAGCAGTGTCCGCTCCCATAAAATATATGTCTGCAA ATATTTT TTATAAGTACAGGCAAGCCTCCGACTTTTGGTATCTGACTGGGTTCGAGGAGCCGGACTCTGCGGTCGTTCTCG AGAAAAATTCATCCCAGAAGGGATATAAAATGACGCTCTTTTCGTCTGGTAGAGATCTCGCGAAAGAAAAGTGGGATGGTGCCAG AACGAGTCTGGCTCTGTCCAAAGATTTGTTTCATGCCGACGACACGATGTTGATCGACAAGTTCAGCTCGTATCTCAAGTCTCTGCTTCCGAAATCTTCGCATGTCTATGTGGACCTTCCTAACGTGACACACAATACCTCGCGCAAGAAGTCGAAATCCTTGCTCAGATACCTCACTGGAACCCCCGCAACAGAACATGAAGATATTTTTGAAAGTCTGTCTGGCTCTTCGCGACGGCCGCTTGCAGCACAATTGGGAAAGTTGCGCGCCATCAAGAGCAAGGCAGAACAGCAGATTATGCGGGCAGCGGCAGATATTAGTGGGCGGGCGCATGCTAAG ACTATGAGGTTTGCTGAGCCTGGAAAGTCAGAGGGTGCATTGGCAGCCCATTTCGAATATATGTGCGCTCTCGCAGGGTCTCAGCGACCTGCATATGTGCCTGTTGTTGCTTCTGG ACCTAATGCTCTTATTTTACACTATACCGCTAATAACCAGATAATCACCGAGGATGAACTCGTGCTTATTGACGCTGGATGTGAATACAA CGGATATGCATCGGACATCA CTCGCACGTTCCCGGCCTGTGGTACATTCTCTGCCCCTCAGCGCGACCTGTACAGCGCAGTACTCTCGGCACAGAAACAGTTGATTGGGTTGTGTTCGGCACAGCACGGATATTCTTTACAGGAACTTCATAGGAAATCATGTACTCTCTTGAAGTCGGAGCTTAATCAAATTGGGTTCAATCTTGGGAATGAGGGTGACCTGGAGAGGGTGCTTTACCCCCATTATTTGAGTCATCCTATTGGAATAG ATTTGCACGAGTCCTCGCATATGGATAGATCAGCGCC TCTACAAGATGGGATGGTTATAACCATTGAACCTG GAATCTATGTTCCACCGACTGCCAATTTCCCCAAACACTTCCATAATATGGGTATACGCATTGAG GACGAGGTTCTGGTGGGAGCTAAAAACGCGACAATACTTTCTGTTTCGGCGCCTAAAGAG ATTGCGGATATTGAAGGTGCCTGTCAAGGGTTACTTGGGCTAGAGCCGTATTAA
- a CDS encoding Transcription elongation factor SPT4, whose amino-acid sequence MQAAIPPQARSKSLRACLLCSVIQLPGDFRKHGCPNCEEILQMKGAPDRISSCTTTQFDGIIAVIDPDNSWVARWQRTAKYVRGMYAVRVSGRIPEDVEMELERRNIKYRPRDQSDQD is encoded by the exons ATGCAAGCAGCCATACCCCCACAAGCGCGCTCAAAATCTCTCCGCGCATGTCTCCTCTGCTCCGTCATCCAGCTCCCCGGTGATTTCAGAAAACACGGCTGTCCAAACTGCGAAGAGATCCTCCAG ATGAAAGGCGCTCCAGATCGTATCTCATCATGCACAACTACCCAGTTCGACGGTATCATCGCAGTGATAGACCCAGATAACAGCTGGGTGGCGCGGTGGCAGCGCACAG CCAAATACGTTCGGGGAATGTACGCAGTCCGCGTGTCAGGTCGTATACCAGAGGACGTAGAAATGGAACTCGAACGAAGAAACATCAAGTACCGCCCACGAGACCAGAGCGACCAGGATTGA
- a CDS encoding Lariat debranching enzyme gives MKIAVEGCCHGELDAIYSHIGQLERKNGYKVDVLLICGDFQAVRNHQDLQCMSVPAKYRQLQHFYKYYTGEKQAPVLTLVIGGNHEASNYMWELYHGGWLAPNIYFLGHAGCVRVNGVSIAGASGIFKANDFKYGHYEKVPYDQGSMRSIYHIREYCVRKLSLLSETRIFLSHDWPQSIEHHGDLAGLLHRKTFLRADIEKGALGSPPLMGLLRTLKPEWWFAAHLHTRYEAVVVHEPALASVPGTAPVANPDEIRIEDEEGVEREGEGEGGSGGGGQAAAVSRNPDEILLEDEEETVETPPLPPPRARETKFLALDKCLPRRQFLEVIDIDTPTPSPDEGPVLTFDEEWLAITRAFHPWLSTTRHQPPFPDEADARGIVARERAWVRENVRSLAVSECQSFARTAPGPGHEGGNKFKQRWLSVLDAAPWYTNPQTEAFCRMLDIPNKINPPPTNV, from the exons ATGAAG ATTGCAGTTGAAGGATGCTGCCATGGCGAGCTGGACGCCATTTACAGTCATATCGGGCAGCTGGAGAGAAAGAACGGGTATAAAGTCGACGTGCTCCTCATCTGCGGCGACTTTCAGGCGGTGAGGAATCACCAGGATCTGCAGTGCATGTCGGTGCCGGCAAAGTACAGGCAGCTGCAGCATTTCTACAA GTATTATACGGGCGAGAAGCAGGCGCCGGTTTTGACGCTTGTGATTGGAGGGAATCATGAGGCGTCGAATTATATGTGGGAGTT GTACCATGGTGGATGGCTTGCGCCCAATATTTATTTCCTGGGACATGCTGGGTGCGTCCGAGTGAATGGTGTGTCTATCGCAGGCGCGTCGGGGATATTCAAGGCTAATGATTTTAAATACG GGCACTATGAAAAGGTACCGTACGACCAAGGCTCCATGCGGAGTATCTACCACATCCGCGAATACTGCGTGCGCAAACTATCACTT CTCTCAGAAACCCGCATCTTTCTCTCGCACGACTGGCCGCAGTCGATCGAGCACCACGGCGACCTCGCCGGGCTGCTCCATCGGAAAACGTTCCTTAGGGCTGATATAGAGAAGGGCGCGCTGGGCTCGCCGCCGCTCATGGGGCTCCTGCGCACGCTTAAGCCGGAGTGGTGGTTCGCGGCGCATTTGCATACGCGGTAtgaggcggtggtggtgcatgAGCCGGCGCTTGCGTCTGTGCCTGGGACGGCGCCTGTGGCGAATCCTGATGAGATTCGgattgaggatgaggagggggtggagagggagggggagggggagggtgggagtggaggaggagggcaggcggcggcggtgagTAGGAACCCGGATGAGATTTTGttggaggatgaagaggagacGGTGGAAACTCCTCCCTTACCCCCTCCCCGCGCACGCGAAACCAAATTTCTAGCTCTCGACAAATGTCTCCCCCGCCGTCAATTCCTCGAGGTGATCGATATCGacacacccacaccctcACCGGACGAGGGCCCAGTACTCACCTTCGACGAGGAGTGGCTCGCAATCACCCGCGCGTTCCACCCGTGGCTGTCGACGACGCGGCACCAGCCCCCCTTCCCGGACGAAGCGGACGCGCGCGGGATCGTCGCGAGAGAGCGCGCGTGGGTGCGCGAGAATGTGCGGTCGTTGGCTGTGAGTGAGTGTCAGAGCTTTGCGAGGACGGCCCCTGGGCCTGGCCACGAGGGCGGAAACAAGTTTAAACAAC GTTGGCTGAGTGTTTTGGATGCAGCGCCGTGGTATACGAATCCGCAGACAGAGGCGTTTTGTAGGATGTTGGATATACCTAATAAAATCAACCCGCCTCCGACGAACGTGTAg